The nucleotide window GGGCATGGGGCCGGAGATGTTCGGCTTCGCCGCCGGCATTTTCTACCTCGGCTACATCGGCTTCGAGGTGCCGAGCAACATGATGATGCATCGCTTCGGCGCACGCGTGTGGCTCGCGCGCATCATGATCACCTGGGGGATCGTGTCGGCGGGCACGGCATTCGTGCAGACCCCGCAGCAACTCTACGTTGCGCGTCTCCTGCTCGGCGTGGTCGAGGCGGGCTTCTTCCCCTCGGTGTTGTATTACCTCGCGACATGGTTCCCGAAGCAGCATCTCGGACGCGCGATCAGCCGGGTCTACTCGGCCAACATTTTCTCGCTGATCGTGGGGGCGCCTGTCTCGGCCTTGTTGATCGATCACTTCCATGAGGCGAGCGGGTTTTCCGGATGGCGATGGATGATGATGATCGAGGGGCTGCCGGCGGTGGCGCTTGGTGTGATCGCGTGGTTCGTGCTGGTCGACAGGCCGTCGGACGCGAAATGGCTGAGCCCGGCGCAACGCGAGTGGCTGGTGACTACGATGGCGAATGAGGAAGCGGTTGCGGCCACCACGGGAACGTCGAGCTTTCGCAGCGCGATGGTCGCGCCGATGGTCTGGTTGATGGGCCTGCTGTATTTCTGCATTGGCATCGGCTTCTTTGGCATCTCGACATGGTTGCCGCAGGTGATCCGTCAGATGAGCCGGTTGTCGATCGTCGAGATCGGTCTGGTCAGCGCCATACCGTTCATCCTTGGGGCGATTGCGATGTTTGCCAACGCGCGCCATTCGGACCGCACGATGGAGCGTCGCTGGCATCTGGCAGGTGCGCTCTTCGTCGGCGCCGCGGGGTTGGCGGGCAGCGGCCTGACGTCGACCTTGCCGATCGTGTCGTTCGTCTGCATCTGCGTGGCGGCCGCCGGCATCGTCGGGTCGCTCAGTGTGTTCTGGACCATCCCGCCGACGTTTCTGTCCGGTGCCGGCGCCGCAGGTGGAATTGCACTGATCAACGCTATCAGCGGTCTCGCGGGATTTTTTGCCCCCTGGCTGGTGGGTGTGGCACGCGGACATTCCACCGACTTCACGTTGGCGCTGTATTGCCTGGCGGCCAGCGCGGCAGCGGCGGCAGTGCTGGCGGCGGTCCTGCCCTACGGCAAGCGCAAGCCTCGAGATGAGGTCAGCGCCTATGCGCACTGATCGAATGCATTGAACGGTTTAAGGCGGGAGGCGGCATGACGCGGGAACTGGCCAAGGCCCGGGCGAAGGAAGTGGCATTCGCCTCATCGCGCCGCGAGCTTCACCGTCCCGCCGCCGCCAGAATATCGGTGCCGAGTCCGGTATGAATATGTCCGAGTTGGAAAAGTTCGTCGTCGAGCACCTGCAGCGCGAACGGAATATTCGTCTTGACGCCTCGAACTTCGGTCGCCCGCAGGGCTTGCGACATTTGCCGGATGGCGGACGTGCGATCCGGCGCATGCACGATGATCTTCGCCAGGAGCGGATCGTAATACGGTGTGACGGTGCTGCCTTGTGCGTACCCGGTCTCCACGCGAACGCCGTCACCCTGCGGTAGCTCGAATACCTCGAGTTTCCCGGGCGACGGGAAGAACCGCACCGGGTCTTCGGCATAGACTCGCACTTCGATCGCGTGCCCGTTCACGCGGGGCCGGTCCGGAATCACCGCCGCGAGCGATTCGCCCGCCGCCAGCCGGATCTGCGCCATCACGAGATCCACTCCCGTAATGGCTTCAGTCACGGCGTGCTCGACTTGCAGGCGTGTATTCATCTCGAGAAAGTTGCATGTCCCGTCCGCGCCGAACAGCGTCTCCGCCGTACCGATCACGTCGTACCCCATGTCCTGGAGCAAACCGGCGATCCGCTCGGCGGTGGCCTCCATGTCGCGGCGCGGCAGCAGCGGGGCGGGCGACTCCTCGATCACCTTCTGATGGCGGCGCTGCACGGAGCAGTCGCGCTCGAACAGATGGCAGGCATTTCCGGCCTTGTCCGCCAGAATCTGGAACTCGATATGGCGGGGCCGCTCGATCAGCTTCTCCAGATACAACTCGCCATTGCCGAAGCTCTTCTGCGACACCGACCGCGCCTGCGCAATGGCCGCGAGCAACGACACCTCGTCGCGCGCGGGCACCATGCCGATACCCCCACCGCCGGCGGCGGGCTTGATCAGCACCGGGTATCCGATCGCACGCGCTGCCGCGCTGATCGATTCCGTGTGGTCGTCGAGCAAACCCGAGCTCGGCGACATCGGCATGCCGTGGCGTGCCATCAGTTCCCGCGCGCGCGTCTTGTGTCCCATCGCTTCGATCCATCGCGGCGACGGCCCGATGAACGCAGCCCCTGCGTCGATGACGCGGCGCGCAAACGCGGCGTTCTCGGACAGAAAGCCGTAGCCGGGGTGTACGGCGTCGGCGCCCGAGCGCGCCAGCACGCTCATGAGACGATCCTGATCGAGATAGCTCGACATCGCCGGTGCGGGGCCGATGGCATACACCTCGTCGGCCTGGGCCAGATAGGGCAGCGTCGCGTCCGCTTCGGAGCACACCGCCACGGAACGGATGTTCATCTGACGCAGCGCGCGAATGATGCGCGCCGCGACCGCGCCGCGATTCGCGACGACGACCTTGGTAAACATATCTCTCTCCTCCTGCGTTTCTCCATGCCGGGAACGGCATACCGCAAGGCGGTGCCGCGCCCGACGCGATCGCCGCGATCGCCGCGATGGGCCTAGCCTGAAATCCTGTCCGTCATGCCGCCCCATCCGACGCGCGCGTCGTCGAGCTGCTTGCCCAGTGCCTCGGTCTCCTGCCGGAGCGCCCGCAGCGCTTCGTCGAGATGGGCGCCGGACATGCGCGACGCGATCGACGCAATGCTGATCGAGACGAACGCCGGGCCATCGCGTCGAGGTAGCGTCATGCCAATGGCGCTGACGTCCGCGATCACCGTCTGCAAATTCATGGCGTAACCGTCGTGGCGGGTCTTGGTGACCAGCTCGCGCAAGCGCTCGGGCGAGATGTCGCGATAGCTCGGCAGATGCATCGCGTTCGCCGCGATCGCCGCTTCGACCGCGCTGTCGGGCAGCGCGGCCAGCAGCGCCATCGCCCCGGCTCCGGCGCCCAGCGCACGCCGCGCACCGATCCTCAGGCTGTGCGTGCGAATCGGATAGCTGCCCTGCACGTGATCGAAGCACACGGCCTCGTGGCCGCTGCGTACCATCAGAAAAACGGAATCGCCCGTCTTGTCGGCGAGCCGCCGCAGCGTCGGCTGGCACCGCTCCTTCAGATCGAACGCGGGCGACGCACTCAAGCCGAGCACGTAAGCCATATGTCCGAGCGTGTAGCGCCGGGATTGCGCGTCGAGTTGCAGCATGTGGCTAAACGATAGGCCCTTGACGATGCGATGTGCCGTAATGCGCTCCAGGCCCAGGCCCTCGGCAATCTCGTGGAGCCGCAGTCCTTGCGGGCCGCGCATGGCGACGAGGCGCATGACGGCAATGGCGCGCTGAATGCTTTGGGTACCCTCGTTCGCGCGGCGCGCTACTGGCGCTGTAAGCGCATCGTCGTTCGACAAGTCGTCACCGGGCATTGCCGTTGCATCGAGTCCTTCGATTCCATCGCCGATGTCCTCGGCATCTCGGGGTGGGAGTGTCATGAAAATGGCTTCCGTTCGTGTTTCGTCCTGCACGTCCGCGCCGACCCAATGGGACCGCGTATCGATGGTGGGCAACGGTGGGCGTGCGACATAGGGGGCAGGCATTGGCGTGCCGAAGCGCGGGCGCCTCAACGCCTCAGCGCGTCAACGCGTCAACGCCCGCGAAACGATGGCGCGCGCTTCTGTGCGAACGCCTCCCGCCCCTCCTTGCGATCTTCCGTGTCGCGCAGCAATCCCCATAATCGGCGCTCGTGCGCCAGCGCGACGGGCAAGGGCATCTCCAGCCCATCGCGCACCGCCTGCTTGATGGCATGCACGGCCAGCGGAGCGGCATTGGCCAGGCGACGTGCGATGCCTGTCGCCGTCTCCATCAGCGATTCGGGCGCGACCACGTGGCTCACCAGCCCGATGCGCAACGCGGTTTGCGCATCGATCGCGTCACCGGTGAGCAACATCCACATGGCGTTGGCGTGGCCGACAAGACGTGGCAGACGCTGCGTTCCGCCCGACCCCGGCATCGACCCAACCTGGACTTCCGGCAATGCGAAGCGGGCCGTCTCGGCCGCGATGCGAATATCGCAGGCGAGTCCGATCTCCAACCCGCCCCCATATGCCAGCCCGTTGAACGCGCAGATCACGGGGGTGTCGAAGTCGAGGCCGAGCGTGAGCGATCCCGCTTCCGCTTCGGCGCCTTCACCGCCGAACACCTGCGCGGCGAACGACGTCGCGGGCGGCGGGGTTCGTCGCAGGTCCGCACCGCTGCTGAATGCGCGGTCTCCGGCCCCCGTCACGATGACGGCGCGAATCTCCGGTGTGTCGCCGATATGCCGCCACAGTGCCTGGAGCCGCGCGCGCATCGCATAGTCGATGGCGTTGAGCGACTCGGGCCGGTTCAGGCGCACCGTCGCGATGCCTTCATTCACCACAAATTCGATACTCATGATGTCGATGTCGCCGAAGTTGCGCACACCCTCGTCTCAAGGGTCGATGCGGTGCTTGAAGCCGGGCGTGCGCGAATCCGCCGCCACGCGCAGCGCGCGCCGGATCGCGTCGCGCGTCTCGCCCGGGTCGATCACGTCGTCGATCCAGCCCTGCGCGGCCGCCTCATAGGCGCTCGACTGCTCGTCGAGCTTCGCCATGATTTCGGCCTTGCGCGCCACCGGGTCCGGCGCGGCCGCGATCTCGCGCCCGTATACGAGTTCCACGCCGGCTTCCGGCCCCATCACGTCGAAGTGGGCGTCCGGCCACGCGGCGAGATAGTCGGGACGCATCGCGCGCCCGCACATCGCGAGATAGGCCAGGCCGATGGCCTTGCGCGCCACGATGGTGATCTTCGGCACAGAGGCGGCACACACGGTGTTGAGCAGGCGGGCGGCGAGAGACACCATTCGTTGCTTTTCGATGTCCGGCCCGACGAGGAACCCGGGCGCGTCGCAGATGAACACGAGTGGCACGTGGAACGCGTCGCAGACATCGACGAACTTGCGCGCCTTCTGCGCGGTCTTCTCGTCCATCACGCCGCCGCGCGACATTGGGTTCGACGCCACAAAGCCGACAGGCTGTCCGTCGATGCGGCCAAAGGCAGTGATCAGATTCGGGCCGAAGCGCGGCCGATAGTGAAAGAGGTCGCCGGCGTCGACGATGAGGCTAAGCACACGCTTCATGTCATACGCCTGGCGCCCGACATCGGGAATCATTGCGCGCAGCTTGTCGCGTCCCTCCTCGGTGTCGAGGGCTGCGGGTCGGGCCTCGGCGACCGGCGGCAACTCGCCGCAATGGCTCGGCAAAAACGACAGGAAGGTCCGCAGGCTGCGCAGCGTATCGGCCTCCGTTTCGCCCACGTAGTCCGTCTGACCGGTCACGGACTCGCTCACGTCGGCGCCGCCGATGGCATCGGTCGTCACCGATTCGCCGGTGCCCACCTTGACGACGAGCGGTCCGGACATGCCCATCACGCCTGTGCCGCGAGCGAGGGCCGTGAAGTCGGATTGAGCGGCCGTGAACGAGGGACCCCCGAAGGCCGGACCAAGGATTGCCGCGAGCTGTGGAATCTGGCCCGACATCCGGAAATGATCCGCGAAGCGTGCGCCCATGTTGGCCGCCATCGCCCCGAAACTCTCCTGAACACGCGCCGCGCCTGCCTCCATCAATGCAATGAACGGCTTTCGATGACGCAGTGCCGCATCGCGAACCCTTGCGATCTTGATCTCGCCCACCCGCCCGCGCGTGCCGCCAAGCACGGTCGCGTCGTCAGCGGCGACATACACGATGCGTCCGTCGATGGTGCCATGTCCCGTCACGATGCCGTCGGCCGGCGTGCGCTCGCGCAAGGACGCGTGCGCACTGCGTGCATGAACGCCGATTTCGACAAAGCTCCCGTCATCGAGCAGCAATGCGATCCGCTCGCGCGCGGTCAGCTTGCCTTGTTCGCGAAGCTTGTCGATGGCGGCTTCCGACGTCGCACCCCGGACGGCTTCGCGGCGGGCTTGAAGTTCGTCGATCTTGCGTTTGTCCATGGGCGTCCTGAAGGTGCGATGGACGCGGAGAGCGAAGCTTTCCACTTATCCATATATTGAAATAAATAATGATTCTATGGTGCGGTGCGTGAGCGATCATGCCGTGTCGGTATGATCGCTTATTGACATCGAGAACCATGTTTCCTAGCTTTTATAGCGGATATTTCAACAACGTGCCAGAGAAATTGGTGCAATTCGAGGTGGGGTTTTCGATGTTTTGTAATTCCAATATGTGAACATAAATAATGAGGTCGAAATGAATCGAATCACGGGAAGGCGCGCGATCGCGCGCGTGGCGTCGGGGTTTCGGGTGGGGGCCGCGGTGGGGGCGGTCGCGCTCGGGGTAATGGGCGTGCTCGGTGCGGTGGGCGTGTCGGGCAACGCGGCGGCGGCTGAGAAGAGCGCTCCCGCAGTCGATCGCAACACGCTTGTCGTGGCACTTGACAAGGAGATCCAGAGTCTCGATGCGCTGGTGACGGCCAGCGGCGATTCGCAACGCTATGCGATGTCGATTTTCGACACGCTGTACGGTTTTGACGACAAGGGCAATATCGTGCCGCGCATGGCGACGAGCTACGCGATGTCGTCCGACGGACTGGCTTACACCTTCAAGCTTCGGCCGAACATCAAGTTCCACAACGGCGATCCCTTTACGTCGGCGGACGTGAAGTACTCGATCGAGCGCGTGGTGGATCCTGTCACGAAAAGCACGCGGCGCCCGTATTTCGCGCCCGTCATCGAGGGTGTCGACACGCCCGATCCCCTCACCGTGCGCATTCGTCTGAAGCAGCCCGACGGCGTCTTCCTCAACAAGATCGCCGGCTTTCTGTTCATCGTGCCGCAGAAATACACGTCGTCGTTGCCGAACGTCGAGGCGTTTGCCGCGGCACCGATCGGTACCGGCCCGTACCGGGTGAAGGCCAACAAAGTGGGGCAGTACCTCGAGCTGGAGCGCTTCGACGACTTTTACGGCGACAAGCCTGCCATCAAGACGCTCGTGTTCAAGTACATTCCCGAGCCGTCGAGTCGTGTCAATGCGATCGTGTCGGGGGAGGTCGACATTGCCGCCATGATCCCGCTGGCCGAAGTGGCGCGGCTCCGACAGGACGCCGCGCTGGACGTCATCACCAACCCGGTGTCTTCGCCGATGCACGTGCGGCTGTACTCCAATGTGCCGGATTCCCCGCTCGCCAAGCGCGACGTGCGACTGGCGCTGAACTACGCGATCGACGCGAACGCGATCATCAAGGGGGTATTCCATGGCGTGGGTGCGCCGATGGGCACATTCATCTCGAAGTACTTTCCGTACGGAGGCGACCCGAGCGTGAAGCCGTATCCGTACGATCCCGCCAAGGCGCGCGCGTTGCTCAAGCAGGCCGGCTACCCGAACGGCTTCCCCATCAAGCTTTATGACGCGGTAGGCACACCCAAGGAGTTTGCCGAGGCGCTGGCGGCGTATTGGGGGCAGGTCGGCGTGAAGGTCGACATCAATCGCATCGACTACGCCGCCTGGAGTCGTCTGAACAATACGCACAAGACCGGCCCGATGACGACAACCCAGTTCACCAACGCGATCTACGACCCCATCCATCCCGTGGCGGGTTCGTTCTCGAAGGATGGGGCGTGGTCCGACTACTACAACCCGGAGGTCGAGGCGCTGCTCAAGCAGCTTGAAACCACCACCGGGGCGCAGGCGCGTGGCGAACTGTTCCGCAAGATCGGCAAGATCCTGCACGACGACGCGTCCGCCGTGCTTGTGACGGAGTTGTTCAACGTCTTCGCGAAGAAGAAATCGCTGACATGGGAGGTGCAGCAAGGCTCGGGCTTCCTGAATTTTCGCAAAGTCGCCTGGCATTGAGGTGCGGCGCCGTCGTGAGTCGTGCATTACGGCACGGCGCGACGGCGCGTGCCCCGCGCGGATAGGCAGGTCGGGGAGTGGGGCGGTTCAGGTGTCGAGGCTCACGGCGTCCTCGCCCTCGCCGATGGGGTCTCCCACGTTGACGTGCACTTTCGTGACACGCCCGGCACGGGGTGCGATCACGGGAATCTCCATCTTCATCGACTCGACCATCAGGAGCGCCTGGTCCTCGGCGACGGCGTCGCCTTCGGCGACCAGTACCTGGCAGACAGTGCCAGTGATTTCAGAGCGAACGGCGTGGTTGGGCATCTCGGTTTCCTCCGGGTCATGACGCGTGGTTCAACAAACGATTTGCAGTCGACAAGTGGGAGTCATCGACACATGGTTGCTTTCCTGAGTGCTTCGGAACATCGGGCCGCGTCCGGCGCGGCCTCGCAGTGGCAGGCGGAATACGACGTGATCGTGGTGGGGTACGGTGCCGCCGGCGCGGTGGCGGCCATCGAGAGCGCCGATGCTGGCGCGCGCGTGCTGCTCATCGAGAAGATGCCAGACCCCGGGGGCATTTCGATCCTGTCGGCGGGGGGTGTGCGTGTTGCCGATGACGCCGATGCCGCCTTTCGATACCTTCGCGAAACTTGTGGCGGCCGCACGCCGGATGACGTGCTGCGAGCGCTGGCGCTCGGCATGACCGAAGTCGCCGGCTACCTGCGCGATCTCGCGCGTGTCGATGGCGCGGTCGTGCGTGTCGAGTCGGCCGTGGGCAACTATCCGTTTCCCGGATGCGATTCGCTGGCCTACGCGGACATCGAATCGATTCCCGGCTTTGGCGACCCGGCGGGCTACCTTGCGGCGCGGCCGTTTCGTCCGGGCTGCCTGCTTTTCAGGCTTCTGCTCGACAACGTCGAGGCGCGTCGTGCCGATGGTCGGATCGACGTGTGGCTTTCCACGCCGGTCGAGCGTCTCGTGCAGGATGCGGGCCGCGAAGTGTGCGGGGTGAGGTTGCGTCGCGGTGACGACGTGATTTGTGTGCGGGCGCGCCGCGCGGTGGTGCTGGCTTGCGGCGGCTTCGAGGCCGACGAGGACATGAAGCGGCAGTACTTCGTCTCGACGCCCGTGTTGCCGGGAAGCTTTCGCGGCAACACGGGCGACGGCATCCGCATGGCGCAGGCGGCCGGCGCGGCGCTCTGGCATATGTGGCACCACCACGGCCCGTACGGGATCCGGCATCCGGACCCGTCGTACCCGTTCGGCATCTACGCCAAGATCCTGCCGATGTGGACGCCGGAACGGGGGGCGAAGCAATTGCCGAAAATGGCGTGGATCATCGTGGATCAACGCGGGCGACGCTACGTCAATGAATATCCCCCCTACATCTCCGACACCGGCGTGCGTCAGTTCGATCATTTCGATCCGTGTGCGTATCGACACGACCGGCTGCCGTCGTTTCTGATCTTCGACGAAGCCGGGCGTCGGATGTATCCGATGGGACGCTCGATTACCAACGATCGCGACGCCTGGTACGAGTGGAGCGCGGACAACCTCAAGGAGGTCGAGAACGGCTTGCTGATAAAGGCCGACACGCTCGAGGCGCTGGCGACCCGGCTCGGCATCGATGCGCAGGCGCTGCTGCGCACCGTGCGCGAGTGGAATGCGGGATGCGATGTGGGGCGCGACGCCGCATTCGGCCGGCGTCCGGAGACCATGGTGCCGCTGCGCGAGGGGCCGTTCTATGCGGCGTTGCTGTGGCCGGTGGTGATCAATACGCAGGGCGGTCCGGTGCACGACGCGTCGCAGCGCGTGCTCGATCCGTTCGGCGATCCCATCGAGGGGCTCTTCGCGGCAGGGGAGCTCGGCAGTGCATTCGGCCACATCTACATGGCGGGTGGCAACCTCGCGGAGTGCATTGTCGGTGGGCGAATTGCCGGGCGCAACGCGGCGCAAGCGGGCGGTGCGGACCGCCGTGGCGTGGGTGCGTTGCGCGCCTGATGCGATGGGGGCGCCGGGCGTCCGGCTGGGCGGACGTCGCGCCGCCTTCGGTGCGTCTCTCATCGATTGTCTTGAGAATGTTCAAATAGTGGAACAAATATTGCGCTTGAATCACTCCGGAATGCAAGCCGGAATGTCGTGATTTGCTAAGCATAAATCCATATAAAGACTGGCTACAGCTTGCGTTATAAAGATAACCGATGATGTATCGATTGAACTGAGAGTTATCCCTGATGAATTTCGTTAAAAGTTATTTGTTTCAAATATTGACCATTTGCGGGCGCGTGACTAGACTGATCTGCATGACGACGACTGCCGGCACAGATCAGGCAGCGCCATAACCAGGAGACGCAAGCGCATGAGCAATCGCTTCCAGGGAAAGGTGGTCCTGGTGACCGGCGGCGCGCGTGGCATTGGCTACGCGACGGCTGAACGGTTCGCCGAGGAGGGTGCACGCGTGGCGATCTGCGACATATCGGCGGACGCGGCGCAATCGGCGGCCGACGCGCTGCGGCAAGACGGCACACGCGAGGCATTCGGCTTCGGTTGCGATGTGACCGACGAGGCGCAGGTGGAATCGCTGGTGGCGCAGGTGCTGGCGCGGTTCGGCGGGCTCGATGTTCTCGTCAACAACGCGGGTGTCACGCGAGATAACCTGCTGTTCAAGATGTCGGTCGATGACTGGGACCGCGTCATGAACGTTCACTTGCGCGGCACCTTCCTGTGTACGCGCGCCGCGCAGCGGCACATGGTCGAGCAACGCAGCGGCAAGATCGTCAATCTCTCTTCCACATCGGCACTCGGCAATCGCGGGCAGGCGAACTATTCGTCGGCCAAGGCGGGTCTGCAGGCCTTCACTCGCACGGCTGCCATCGAGCTGGGGCCCTTCAACATCAACGTCAATGCGGTGGCGCCGGGGTTCGTCGACACCGAAATGACGCGTCAGACGGCGGAACGCCGCGGCATCGATCCCGAGGAATACAAGCGGCAGCGCGCCAGGAGCATTCCGCTTGGCCGCGTCGGTGTTCCGCGCGATATCGCGAACGTGGTGGCCTTCCTTTGCAGCGACGACGCGTCGTTCGTTTCCGGGCAGATCATCTATGTCAAGGGCGGTCCGGAAACGTTGCGGTAAGGCTTCGTCCGGCGTCTTCCTTCGGAGAATTCAATGCACACACGGGCATTGCAGGCATGGCTGCGCAAGATCGCATGGATCGGAACCGGTCTGGCGTTGGGCGTGGCGTCGTGGACATCCACCGAGGCCATGGCCATCGGCGGAAAGCCATCGGTGAATCGCGATACGGTCGTGTTCGCGGTCGGCAAGGACATCAACAATCTCGACGGACAGGTGGCGGCCACGGGGGATTCGCAGCGCTACGGCTGGCAACTGTTCGACACGCTCTACGCGTTTGATATCGACGGCAATCTGAAGCCGAGCGTGGCCACCGCGGTGACTATCTCCCCCGACGGTCTGCAGTACACGTTCACCCTGCGCAAGGACGTCAAGTTCCACAATGGCACGAAGCTCACCGCCCGGGACGTGAAGTACTCGCTCGAGCGCATCGTGGCGCCCGAGACGAAAAGCACCCGGCGGCCATACTTTGCCAATCTCGTCGATCGCGTCGATGCACCGAACGACACGACCGCGGTCTTTCATCTGAAGCGTCAGGACGGGGCGTTCCTCAACAAGATCGCAGGCTATCTGCTGCTCGTGCCCAAGGCGTACACCGAAGCATTGCCCACACCGGAAGCGTTCGCCCGTGCCCCGATCGGATCGGGACCGTACAAGTTCGTCGAGCAGAAGATCGGCCAATCGGTCACGCTCGAGCGTTTCGACGGGTACTGGGGACCGAAGCCGGGCATCAGGCACCTTGTCTTCAAGGTCATTCCCGAGGCAAGCAGTCGCATCAACGCGTTGCTCAGCGGCGAGGTCGACGCCATCGACTACGTGCCGAGTGTCGACGTGGCGCGGCTGAAAGCCAACGCCGGACTCGCGGTGAAGTCGGTCCCCGTGGGCAGCCCCCTCGCGGTGCGGCTTTACTCCAACGTGCCCGGCACACCGCTCTCGAAGCGCGACGTTCGCCTCGCACTGAACTATGCGCTCGACACCCGCGCAATCATCGATCAGGCACTGCACGGCGTGGGGGCGCAGATGTCGTCGTACGTTTCGTCGAGCTACCCGTACGGCGTCGATCGTGCGCTCAAGCCGTATCCGTACGATCCGGCGCAGGCGAAGAAGCTGCTGGCACGCGGCGGTTACCCGAACGGCTTCACGACCGATCTGCTGTGCCCGACGGACAACCCCAAGGAGCTTTGCGAAGTCATCGCCGCGTACTGGGCGGCGGTGGGCGTGAA belongs to Pandoraea pnomenusa and includes:
- a CDS encoding SDR family NAD(P)-dependent oxidoreductase, with product MSNRFQGKVVLVTGGARGIGYATAERFAEEGARVAICDISADAAQSAADALRQDGTREAFGFGCDVTDEAQVESLVAQVLARFGGLDVLVNNAGVTRDNLLFKMSVDDWDRVMNVHLRGTFLCTRAAQRHMVEQRSGKIVNLSSTSALGNRGQANYSSAKAGLQAFTRTAAIELGPFNINVNAVAPGFVDTEMTRQTAERRGIDPEEYKRQRARSIPLGRVGVPRDIANVVAFLCSDDASFVSGQIIYVKGGPETLR
- a CDS encoding ABC transporter substrate-binding protein, producing MHTRALQAWLRKIAWIGTGLALGVASWTSTEAMAIGGKPSVNRDTVVFAVGKDINNLDGQVAATGDSQRYGWQLFDTLYAFDIDGNLKPSVATAVTISPDGLQYTFTLRKDVKFHNGTKLTARDVKYSLERIVAPETKSTRRPYFANLVDRVDAPNDTTAVFHLKRQDGAFLNKIAGYLLLVPKAYTEALPTPEAFARAPIGSGPYKFVEQKIGQSVTLERFDGYWGPKPGIRHLVFKVIPEASSRINALLSGEVDAIDYVPSVDVARLKANAGLAVKSVPVGSPLAVRLYSNVPGTPLSKRDVRLALNYALDTRAIIDQALHGVGAQMSSYVSSSYPYGVDRALKPYPYDPAQAKKLLARGGYPNGFTTDLLCPTDNPKELCEVIAAYWAAVGVKANVKVIDYAAWSRLNNTHKGGPMTMMQFSNAIYDPVHPISGAATKEGTWSDYYNPEVETLVAQGDAATSREQRDAIFKKIGRLLHDDGHAVLITELYYTFAQDVKLNWEPQHGSGYYNLRNLSWK